Part of the Nicotiana tabacum cultivar K326 chromosome 20, ASM71507v2, whole genome shotgun sequence genome, tatatttatgatatgtaattaattttggctagatttgggtcattcggagtcggatattcgtggaaaaggcattgttaccgattgattgagcttggttcgaggtaagtggcttgcctaaccttgtgtgggagaactccCCTTAGGAAATGGTACTGTTGTgttatgtgagcgtcgtgtacgtaaagtgacgagtgcgtacacgggctatttattgtaaaatttcTTTTTTCACTGTGAATAATAATTTGTTTCACTTTAATTGAGTTATATTAGCATGTGTAATTGTCCTGTttagcctagaatagcatgtctacatGTTTTAAATGCTTATCTAAactttgtgcaacatgcttagtggatttcctgcttcttccttgacttgtacttaaTCTAAACTGTATGGTTTCGTATTGTAGCTGTTATCTCCATTGTTTGAgctgcgtatttattttgggactatggaacgatattccgggagatccctgtAATAACCaaaagtattttatatatatatttataaattgtgagattagaaaaataattttatttataactaTTGGGTCAAATATTAAGTTAGTGGGAGAAATTTTATAATAATACATAACACAATATATAAAATAATTGGCCAGTAGCTAATTTTGTAACTCCACTTAAGATTAttaaacaaaagaagaagaaaacaataaaaaaaaaatggaccAAGCCCATACTCTTGTTGCAGTCACGTGTAGGGCATAAGGAATTATAAAATACTAGTATATTTGGTTACTTGAGagggggaaaagaaaaaaaaggctgCTGGAGAACGTATGATATATCTGTAACGACGCAAGGTTTATCAGTGGAAGGCTGCAACTTGATTTTTATAATCTAACTGTGTGGTATCTTTTCtgggaaaaagtaaaaaaagaaagaaagcaacCAATCAGGTATGCAATTTTCTAATAGTACTACGTATTCCATTTATTGTGGAGGAGTTGTCATCATTAAATCTTATAATGATTGAAGCATAAAATTTTTGTAATGATCGATGAATTTAACAGAAGTGAAATTGTGTAGGGGGTGGAAAATTTGCTGATAATAGTTTCTGTTTACACTTCTTTTAATTAGAAACACATTGTGTATTAATAGTATGTCATGATTGGAGTAATGATTAAATAATGACACCAAGTACGTTAGAGATATGAGACATACGCACTGTGGCAGACTTTTGAAACCACTGTTTAGGCTTTCTCCACTGCTCTGCGTTTGAAATTTAATTGGGtacaaaattttattaattagaccGAAGGGTTGACCTTAGTTTTGACTTGTCCTAgagttgtgaaaattatttatttagatTTTAGACTAATTAGGACATGTTATTAAATATTATGAATAGATTGAGGGCATTGAAGGCCGTTTGGTTGGTGTTCTAGACGTTGCAAGGTTGGTGAACTTCCCATTAGCGAGGTAAGTGAGACTTCAAGCTTTAATACTTGCTTTTCTAAAATCCGTTTTGAAAGTGTGTTTTCTCTGCCTGGTTCATGTGTTGGGACAAGCGTGCGCTTGGCAGAGTCGGTGGTCTTAAACTAgccgcaaatatattattttgtgaaagaaaaaaaatattattttataagttgtttgatagtgtgatacggctgtgcgccatgaGGTTGTGTCTTATAGTTTGATTCGGCTATAAGCCATGGTGCTGAGTAtgatacggctgtgcgccatgatattgagtttgatacggttgtgcgacatgatgttgagtttgatacgacTGTGCGACATGATGTTGAGTTCGATACGGCTGTgagccatgatgttgagtttgatacggctgtgcgccatgatgttgagtttgatacggttGTGCGCCATGATGTTGGGGTATTGTGTATGCCTTTGTACATCACCCGAGCATTGTATATGCTCTATTACATATTTGAGGCATTGTGGTGTCGTTGTGGACTCGTAGGTGTGTTGGTAAATTTCTTTCAGTGCAATTATGATAAGTCCTTAGTGGGTATCCTTGTTGGTTAATTCTTAATAACTCTGTTGATACACATATAGTGAGTTATTGCATAATTATCATATTTACTATATCATTCGTGTTGCagtgtgtttgtattttctaacaaTTGTTCCAGAGGTATTAAAGTGGAGGGTCGAGGATCTTACAgggttatatttacgtataactcactccttacATGCATCTCTGTGCAGATATCGTTGCGGGAGATAGAGCTAGTGGCTGACGAGTTTGTTCGAGTGGATCCTATTGCTGACGTGAGCCATCGTATTGTTTGTGGAGGCTTTCGTTTTGGACTTACTTAGTTCGTGTTAGTCATTTTTTCTTTGGGGTTTGCATACCCGTCAATAAAACTCATATTACTCTGTTAGATGCTCTATGGTCTTAGTGTGGGATTTGGACTAGAGTTTTGTTATTTGAGTGATTGTTTGTTTTTGCTATCAATTGACTAAGGTATTGGGCGATAATCATTACCtctttaattattaataatactttAGGCTTGCACTTTTTCTCTCAGTATTTGTGTGTAAATGGTTAAATATTAGAGAAAGGGGTTCGCCTGGCAGGTGGCGTTAGCTCGGTGCCAGTCACGTCTGAGAGgtagtttgggacgtgacaaagttggtatcagagtttaggctttaagtcccgagtcatagagcaatgtttagtagagtcttgctcaTGGGTATGTAGGCGCCCATACTTATGATCTTGAGGCTACTAAGCATTTAGGatattttcccttctttcattcCTTGATCATGTGTTGAGATAACTTGAGTTTgacttttaattatttctttcgcagatggctagGACATGCACACCTTCATCTGCTAGACGTGGTGCTGGACAGGGTGCTTCccgaggtggtggtcaggctGGAGCTCATCAGACTAGAGCTCAGACTAGTAGACAGGATGCTCCTCAGCCTGAAGTTGTGACACGGGTCAATCCCAAGCTACTATGCCAGATCGAGTGCAAGAACAAGTGGTTCATGATGCTCCACCACCAGTCCCAGTTGATGTGCCTACTGTTACCTTACCTGCAGATGCAGTGGTGAGGTTGTTGAATGTGTTGGAGGCGTTAGTGTACTCAGGGTGGACTTCCGGCTCCCCAGACTACTTCGCAAGCACAAGTTCAGTTGCATGTTGCAACTCCTCACATGGCCCCTCAACAGGTCGTTCAGCCAGTTGCAAATACAGGCAGTCTAAGGATCTTAAGAACCAGAGTTCAATGCTACATAGGCTTCTATTGAGCCCCAGAAGTTCATTCAGCGTTGTGAGAAGATACTATCTACTTTGGGGCTGAAGGAGACTCGAGGGGTGGAATTTGCCACTTTTCTATTTTCAGGATCTGCAGAGTCATGGTGGAATTTAGTTCAGAGAGGTAGACGAGCAGGGTTGCCACCTATTACTTGGTTAGAGTTTTCAGCTATGTTTATGGATAGGTTCGTTACACTAAGCAAGCGAGATGACATGAGATGTCAGTTCGAGCAACTGCGTCAGGGCAGTATGACAGTTACAGAGTATGAGGCTAAGTTCACTGACTTAGCGAGTTATGCACCTTTTCTAGTTGCAGATGAGCATGAGAAGGTGAGGAGGTTCGTGGATGGGCTCGGGCATCGTTATTGGGGTTCTATGGTTAGGGATGTTCAAGGTGGTTCGTACAAAGAGGTAGTTGACACTGCTCTTCGTTATGAGTCCTATCAGGAGAAGGACAGGACCGAGCGAGAAAGTAAAAGGGCTCGTAGCGCCGGCGGGTTTAGTGGAGCTCTATCTGGGAGCAAGAGTGGTTTTAATCATGGGCAGTCCAGACCTTCTCAGTCAGAGTCAGTGGTGCAGTCTTCTAGGAGTACTTATCCAGCTAAATAGGGGAAGCAGCAGATACAGAGGAAGGATAATGGCTCATATCAGTCAGGTCAACATTTGAGGTGTTCGAATTGTGGTAGAAATCACAGTGGTCGTTGTTTTGGAACAGAtggggcttgttttacttgtggtcaAAAAGGACATATTGTTAAGTATTGTCCAAGAGGATATTCTTCTACTAGCCATGCTACTCCACAGCCGCAGAGAACGGTTACTAGTACACAAACTCACCCAGTTAGAGCCGCCCCGCATGTTGCTCCTGGACAGGGTCAACAGGGTGCACAGACTGCTCAGGAAGCAGGTGGACCGCCAAGATTCTTTGCTATGGCCAAACAGGATGCCAAGGCATCTAATGCAGTAGTCACATGTATTATCACTATCGGTTCTTATGGGGCTTACGCTCTTATTAATCCTGGTTCTACGTATCCATATGTATCTCCATCTTTTTCCATATACTTAGAACGAGAAGTTGAGTCTCTTAATGTGCCTTATATTGTGGTGACCCCAGTAGGGGAGACTATATCTATGGATAGAGTCTATAGAGACTGTGTGATATTTATTCAGAGTAGGGACACCGTAGTTGATCTACTAGTGTTGCCTATGTCTGACTTTGATGTGATTATGGGTATGTATTGGTTAGTGTCATGTTATGCTTCAGTTGATTGTCATTCCAAGCTGATATGTTTTGATTTTCCAGGAGAACCATGTTTATTGTGGAAAGGCATAACTCCTCTGACTCAGGGAAAGATAATATCCTATGTAAAAGCCCATCGAATGATTAataatgggtgtttggattttattGCTACCGTTCATGATACACGCTTGGAGGATGTTACTATTGATAGTGTACCAGTTGTTCGAGAATTTGCTAATGTGTTTCCAGAAGACTTACTCGGGCTGCCTCCGATGAGAGAGATTGAgttcagtattgatttggtgctaggAACTCAACTTATCTCTAGtcctccataccgtatggctccagcGGAGTTGAGAGAATTAAAGGTTCAACTTCAAGAGCTACTTTATAAGGGATTGatcaggcctagtgtgtcgcattggggtgcaccagtgttatttgttaaaaagaaagatggcacgataagaatgtgtattgattacaagcAACTGAATagggtgacgatcaagaataaatatccattgccacgtattgatgatctattcgacCAGCTATAGGGTGCAACTCACTTTTCAAAAATTGACCTAAGACCAGGTTACCATCAACTAAGAATTAAGATCGAGGATATATCCAAGACAGTGTTTCAGACcaggtatgggcattttgaatttttagtgatgtccttcgggctTACTAATGCCCCTGCAGCATTTATGGACCTCATGAATAGGGTATTCAAGCCATTCTTAGATCattttgtgattgtatttattgatgacattttggtctACTCTCAAAGTGGGGTAGAACATGAACAATACCTGAGAGTTGTGTTATAGACACTTAGTGAGCGAAAGCATTATGccaaattctcaaagtgtgaattttggttggataTAGTTTCCTTTTTGGGACATGTGGTGTCACGAGATGGGattcaagttgatccaaagaagatagaggtagttcaAGATTGGCCTCGTCCCACTACTCCTACAGAGATACGTAGCTTCTTAGGCCTAGCCGGATATTATAGAAGGTTTGTTGAGGGTTTCTCAAGGATAGCCACTCCATTTACTCGATTGACTCAGAATGGTGTTGCATTTTGGTGGTCAAATGAGTGTGAAGAAAGTTTTCAGAAATTGAAGACCGCGTTTACTACAACTCCGATTTTGACACTACCTACAAGTGCAGGGGGTTTTACcatttattgtgatgcgtctcgagTTAGTTTGGGTTGTGTTCTGATGCAGAATGACAAGGTAGTAGCTTATGTTTCTCGACAGCTGAAGaaccatgaaaagaattatccaactcatgacttgGAATTGGCTGCGATCGTAtttgcacttaagatatggcgtcACTATCTTTATGGTGAGCTGTGTGAAATATatactgatcacaagagtctacaatatatattcaagcaaagagatctgaatctgaggcagagacgATGGTTAGAattacttaaagattatgatcttactattttatatcatccgggaaaggcgaATGTGGTGGCAGACGCCTTGAATAGAAAGTCTATGGGTAGCTTGGCCCGATTTACTACTGAAGAACGACCAATGGTTATGGATATTCAGGCATTAGCCAATCAGGGTGTGCGTATTGATCATATATTGCCAGGCAGATTACTTGCGGGTTTGGTAGCACATTCATCCTTAGTTGGACAGGTCAAGGCTCGTCAATTTGAAGATCCTTGTCTAGTTAGACTCTGAGATCGAGTGTGAAATGGTGGTGTTAAGTCATTTGCTATTGATAATGAAGGTGTGTTACGATGGCATGGTAGATTATGTATCCCCATGGTGGGTGATGTAAAgcagttgattcttgaagaggcttATAACTCCTGTTACTCTAtccatccaggtgctacaaaaatgtatcaagaCTTGCGTGAATTGTACTGGTGGAAAGGTATGAAGTATGATATTCTAAAATATGTGACTAGTTGCttaaattgtcagtaggtaaaatATAAGCACCAAAAACCAGGAGGTGTGATGCAGAATTTGATTatccctgagtggaagtgggaaaggattactatggattttgtagttgggttgccacgtACTTTTAAGAAACATGATTCAGTATGGGTGATAGTGGACAACTCACAAAGTCCGCACATTTCATACCAGTACGAGATACTCATACTGTAGAACAGCTAGCAGATATATACCTCCGTGAGATAGTttggcttcatggtgtgcctatttctaTAATATCATATCGGGGTGCATAATTTACTACTGAATTTTGGAAGTCATTTAAGAAGTCTTTAGGttctcaggttgagttgagcacaactttccatccacagacggACAGACAATCTGAACGTgttattcagatcttggaggatatgcttagagcttatgcaattgattttggtggtcattgggatgatcatttgtcgttggtagagtttgcttataataacagctatcagtAGAGTATACAGATGGCTCTGTTTGAAGCTCTATATGTTCGTAAGTGTCgttcaccagttggatggtttgaacctgGTGAAACACAACTATTGGGTCCGGATTTGGTTCAGCAGGCTTTGGAGAAAGTTGCATTGATACGAGAACGACTTCGGACAACTCAAAGTAGACAAAAATCCTACGCAGATAAAAGAGTTCGTGATTTGGAGTTCATGAAAGGAGAAAAAGTCTTTTTGAAGGTATCCCCTATGAAAGGTGTCATGAGATTTGGGCGCAAAGGTAAGCTAAGTCCGAGGTATATTGGTCCGTATGAGATTTTAGATCGAATCGGATCGGTGGCATATAAACTTGCCTTGCCTCCGAGGTTGTCTGCAGTTCATCccgtatttcatgtgtctatgcttagaaGATATGTCCGTGATGATAGTCATAAGATTCAACCAGAAGATGTGGAGCTTGatgagaacttaacatataaagAAAGTCTGATagctattcttgataggcaagtgcGACAATTGAGGTCGAAAAAGGTTGCTTCAGTGAAAGTATTATGGCGTAACCATCCAACGGAGGAAGCTACGTGGGAGTCTGAAGCAGATATGCAAAGAAAGTACCCTCAGTTGTTTGAAATATCAGGTACACTTtctaactcgttcgaggacgaacgtttgtttaagtgggggagaatgtaataacccgaaagtattttatatatatttataaattgtgagattagaaaaaataattttatttatagcTATTGGGTCAAATATTAAGTTAGTGGTAGAAAATTTATAATAATACATAATACAGTGTATAAAATAATTGGCCAGTGGCTAATTTTGTAACTCCACTTAAGATTAttaaacaaaagaagaagaaaacaaaaaaaaaatggacCAAGCCCATACTCTTGTTGCAGTCACGTGTAGGGCATAAGGAATTATAAAATACTGTAGTATATTTGGTTCCTTgagaggggaaaaagaaaaaaaaaaaggttgcTGGAGAACGTATGATATATCTGTGACGGCGCAAGGTTTATCAGTGGAAGGCTGCAACTTGATTTTTATAATCTAACTATGTGTGGTATCTTTTCtgggaaaaagtaaaaaaaaaaaaaaaaaaaaaaaaaaaaacaactaatcAGGTATGCAATTTTCTAATAGTACTACGTATTCCATATATTGTAGAGGAGTTGTCATCATTAAATGTTATAATGATTGAAGCATAAAGATTTTGTAATGATCGATGAATTTAACAGAAGTGAAATTGTGTAGGGGGCGGAAAATTTGCTGATAATAGTTTCTGTTTACACTTCTTTTAATTAGAAAACACATTGTATATTAATAGTATGTCATGATTGGAGTAATGATTAAATAATGACATCAAGTATGTTAGAGACACGAGACACGCACTGTGGCAGACTTTTGAAACTACTGTTTCGGCTTTCTCCACTGCTCCGCATTTGAAATTTAATTGGGtacaaaattttattaattagaccGAGGGTTGACCTTAATTTTGACTTGTCCTAAAGTTAATGAAAATTATTTACTTAGACTAATTAGGAGGTGTTATTAAATATTTTGGATAGATTGAGGGTAGTGAAGGTCGTTTGGTTGGTGTTCTAGACATTGCAAGGTTGGGGAACTTTCCGTTAGTgaggtaagtgagactttaagcttTAATACTTGCTTTTCTAAAATCCATTTTGAAAGTGTGTTTTCTCTGCCTGGTCCATGTGTTGGGACAAGCATGCGCTTGGCAGAGTCAGTAGTCTTAGACTAGtcgcaaatatattattttataaaagaaaaaaatatattattttataagttGTTTGATAGTGTGATACGGCTGTGCGCTATGAGGTTGAGTCTTATAGTTTGATTCGGCTGTGGGCCATggtgttgagtttgatacggctgtgcgccatgatattgagtttgatacagctgtgcgccatgatgttgagttCGATACGGCTGTGTGTCATGATGTTAAGTTTGATACGGCTGCGCAccatgatgttggggcattgtgtTTGCCTTTGTACATCACCCGAGCATTGTGTATGCTCTGTTACATATTTGAGGCATTGTGGTGCCGTTGTGGACTCGTAGGTGTGTTGGTAAATTTCTTTCTGTGCAATTATGATAAGTCCTTAGTGGGTATCCTTGTTGGTTAATTCTTAATAATTCTGTTGATACACATATAGTGAGTTATTGTATAATTATCATATTTACTATATCATTCGTGTTGCagtgtgtttgtattttctaacacttgttaTAGAGGTATTTAAAGTGGAGGGTCGAGGATCTTACTTAgttatatttacgtataactcactccttacctGCATCTATGTGTAGATACCGTTGCAGGAGATAGAGCTAGTGGCTGACGAGTTTGTTCGAGTGGATCCTATTGCTGAGGTGAGCCACCGCATTGTTCGTGGAGGCTTTCGTTTCATACTTACCTAGCTCGTGTtagttatttctttttctttggggTTTGCATACCCGTCAATAAAACTCATATTACTCTGTTAGATGCTCCATGGTCTTAGTGTGGAATTTGGACTAGAGTTTTGTTTATTTGAGTGATTGTTAGTTTTTACTATCAATTGACTAAAGTAGTGGGCGATAATCATTACCtctttaattattaataatactttAGACTTGCACTTTTTCTCTCAATGTTTGTGTGTAAATGGTTAAATGTTAGAAAAAGGGATTCACCTGCCAATCACGTCTAGGAGgtagtttgggacgtgacaatccccctgtatatttactttgggactacgggacggtatccccaGAGATCCTCtcgcacatttacttttgggactacaaaacgATATTcttccccctgcatatttattatgggactacaggacggtaacCCGGGAGATCCctctacacatttacttttgggactacgagacggtatctcgggagatcccctgttgctatttctGTTCACTGTGCTAATATGTTTCTGTGATTTCCTTCTTgctaaatttcagtctttattttactgggatatttcattttatatatatatatatatatatatatatatatatatatatatatatatatatatatatcagtaggccctgacctgacctcgtcactactcgaccgaggttaggcttgacactaactaggtaccgttgtggtgtacttatgctactcttctgtacatgttttcgtgtgcagatccaggtacatcatTCCAGCCTCGCTATTAGTTGTGC contains:
- the LOC142174482 gene encoding uncharacterized protein LOC142174482, producing the protein MPSVRAQIEGIEGRLVGVLDVARLVNFPLASELLHNYHIYYIIRVAVCLYFLTIVPEISLREIELVADEFVRVDPIADMARTCTPSSARRGAGQGASRGGGQAGAHQTRAQTSRQDAPQPEVVTRASIEPQKFIQRCEKILSTLGLKETRGVEFATFLFSGSAESWWNLVQRGRRAGLPPITWLEFSAMFMDRFVTLSKRDDMRCQFEQLRQGSMTVTEYEAKFTDLASYAPFLVADEHEKVRRFVDGLGHRYWGSMVRDVQGGSYKEVVDTALRYESYQEKDRTERESKRARSAGGFSGALSGSKSGFNHGQSRPSQSESVVQSSRNGACFTCGQKGHIVKYCPRGYSSTSHATPQPQRTVTSTQTHPVRAAPHVAPGQGQQGAQTAQEAGGPPRFFAMAKQDAKASNAVVTCIITIGSYGAYALINPGSTYPYVSPSFSIYLEREVESLNVPYIVVTPVGETISMDRVYRDCVIFIQSRDTVVDLLVLPMSDFDVIMGMYWLVSCYASVDCHSKLICFDFPGEPCLLWKGITPLTQGKIISYVKAHRMINNGCLDFIATVHDTRLEDVTIDSVPVVREFANVFPEDLLGLPPMREIEFSIDLVLGTQLISSPPYRMAPAELRELKVQLQELLYKGLIRPISFLGHVVSRDGIQVDPKKIEVVQDWPRPTTPTEIRSFLGLAGYYRRFVEGFSRIATPFTRLTQNGVAFWWSNECEESFQKLKTAFTTTPILTLPTSAGGFTIYCDASRVSLGCVLMQNDKVVAYVSRQLKNHEKNYPTHDLELAAIVFALKIWRHYLYGVLRWHGRLCIPMVGDVKQLILEEAYNSCYSIHPGATKMYQDLRELYWWKVGWFEPGETQLLGPDLVQQALEKVALIRERLRTTQSRQKSYADKRVRDLEFMKGEKVFLKVSPMKGVMRFGRKGKLSPRRYVRDDSHKIQPEDVELDENLTYKESLIAILDRQVRQLRSKKVASVKVLWRNHPTEEATWESEADMQRKYPQLFEISVCLYFLTLVIEIPLQEIELVADEFVRVDPIAEIQVHHSSLAISCASAVVTETSSFIINNYNSIVQEFDVFHVQ